A window from Hoeflea sp. IMCC20628 encodes these proteins:
- a CDS encoding TIM barrel protein → MTAMQVLEFAIAEGCEVVQYADNLPLDRLDNSELEALATHARANGVALELGTQSFDAAQVKAYLDIAETIDARILRIALDAADAVRPVADLASEFAPLLERARQINCRIAIENHFNFPSQRMVELLLLVENPVLGVCLDVANSICAGEWPMVTVGILSPYAINLHLKDYQIVPDAYGVGFTITGRPMGEGRIDADAVLAALPIRDDSMSVIVEHWLPYQDDIAACRAMERDWTRKNLAAARRHMG, encoded by the coding sequence ATGACTGCAATGCAGGTACTGGAATTTGCCATCGCTGAAGGCTGCGAGGTTGTCCAGTATGCGGACAATCTGCCGCTGGACCGGCTGGACAATTCCGAACTTGAGGCTCTGGCGACCCATGCCAGAGCCAATGGCGTCGCACTCGAGCTGGGCACGCAATCCTTTGATGCCGCACAGGTCAAAGCCTATCTCGACATCGCCGAGACCATCGATGCGCGCATCCTGCGCATAGCGCTCGATGCGGCCGACGCCGTTCGCCCGGTGGCCGATCTTGCCAGCGAGTTCGCACCATTGCTGGAGCGGGCAAGGCAGATCAACTGCCGCATCGCCATTGAGAACCATTTCAACTTTCCATCGCAACGGATGGTCGAGTTGCTGTTGCTCGTCGAAAATCCGGTGCTGGGTGTGTGTCTCGACGTTGCAAATTCGATTTGCGCCGGCGAATGGCCGATGGTGACGGTGGGCATCTTGTCACCATATGCCATCAACCTGCACCTGAAGGATTATCAGATTGTTCCTGACGCTTATGGTGTCGGCTTCACCATCACCGGCCGACCTATGGGAGAGGGTCGCATTGATGCCGACGCGGTGCTCGCTGCACTGCCGATCCGGGACGACAGCATGAGCGTGATTGTGGAGCACTGGCTGCCCTATCAGGACGACATCGCTGCTTGCCGCGCCATGGAGCGTGACTGGACCCGAAAGAACCTGGCTGCAGCGCGGCGCCATATGGGCTGA
- the argH gene encoding argininosuccinate lyase, which produces MTDSDDQVEFPNRVYAQTVLKPLFEDTRNNFLPALCRVNRAHCVMLANCNLLSADQASKVASGLIRVEQDLKEKTVAYDPKQEDLFFVIETRLSEAIGPDLAGRLHTGRSRNDMDHTIFRLELLNHIDHLAASAIRLAETLYLKSVREARTIVVAYTHGQPAQPTTFGHYIAGALEVLLRDITRLLAARQDVDRSPMGAAAITTTGFEIDRQKVSDLLGFAAPTENSYVSIAGVDYLTATYSSLKLLLLHLGRTVQDMQFWTSLEVAQLHVPDDLVQISSIMPQKRNPVPIEHMRLLASRGMGEAETIISTMHNTPFTDMNDSEGTMQVTGYRAFETAERVMALLSTFVEKCSIKTDMVAQNIDRSCITITELADTLVRDEGLSFREAHEICGDVARQVLASGGTLQGNGHTFLAKAFSARMSRPVNMTAQAYAQVVSPEHFVAVRERPGGPGPMAMQASSAVYRETIDGFTQHLNAAQNRKTEADEKLRTAFAELHQAEHQGKP; this is translated from the coding sequence ATGACTGACAGCGACGATCAGGTAGAATTTCCAAATCGGGTTTATGCACAAACCGTTTTGAAGCCGTTATTCGAGGATACCCGGAACAATTTTCTGCCTGCGCTGTGTCGGGTAAATCGAGCGCATTGCGTTATGCTGGCCAATTGCAACCTCTTGAGCGCGGATCAGGCCAGCAAAGTTGCATCCGGCTTGATTAGGGTCGAGCAAGATCTCAAGGAAAAAACCGTCGCCTACGATCCGAAGCAGGAAGACTTATTCTTCGTGATCGAAACTAGATTGAGCGAGGCGATCGGACCAGACCTGGCGGGGCGCCTTCATACAGGGCGCAGTCGCAACGACATGGACCACACCATATTCAGGTTGGAATTGCTCAATCATATCGACCATCTCGCAGCTTCGGCTATTCGGTTGGCCGAAACCCTTTACCTCAAATCGGTTCGCGAGGCGCGCACGATTGTGGTCGCCTATACGCATGGCCAGCCAGCGCAACCGACAACTTTCGGTCACTATATCGCCGGTGCGCTGGAGGTATTGCTGCGCGATATCACCCGGCTTCTGGCAGCCCGACAAGACGTCGACCGCTCACCAATGGGCGCAGCCGCAATCACCACCACAGGCTTTGAGATCGACCGTCAGAAAGTCTCCGATCTGCTAGGTTTTGCCGCTCCGACAGAAAACTCCTACGTTTCGATTGCTGGCGTAGATTATCTGACTGCGACTTATTCGTCGCTCAAACTGCTTTTGCTTCATCTGGGACGAACCGTTCAGGACATGCAATTCTGGACCAGCCTCGAAGTGGCTCAGCTTCATGTTCCCGACGATCTGGTCCAGATCAGCTCGATCATGCCGCAGAAGCGCAATCCGGTACCCATCGAGCACATGAGATTGCTCGCCTCCAGGGGAATGGGCGAAGCCGAAACTATCATTTCGACGATGCACAACACACCGTTCACCGACATGAATGACAGCGAGGGCACGATGCAGGTGACTGGCTATCGCGCCTTTGAAACCGCTGAACGGGTGATGGCGTTGCTGTCGACGTTTGTGGAAAAGTGCAGCATCAAGACAGACATGGTGGCGCAAAATATCGACCGCTCGTGCATTACCATAACCGAATTGGCCGACACGCTCGTGCGTGACGAAGGCCTCTCGTTTCGCGAGGCGCATGAAATCTGCGGCGATGTCGCCCGTCAGGTCTTGGCCTCCGGCGGAACGCTGCAGGGCAACGGTCATACCTTTCTGGCCAAAGCCTTCTCGGCAAGGATGAGTCGGCCCGTGAACATGACTGCGCAGGCCTATGCGCAGGTGGTATCGCCGGAACACTTTGTTGCCGTGCGCGAGCGCCCCGGTGGGCCGGGGCCGATGGCGATGCAGGCGTCATCAGCAGTATATCGAGAGACGATTGATGGGTTCACGCAGCATTTGAATGCCGCGCAAAACCGAAAAACGGAAGCCGACGAAAAGCTCCGGACAGCGTTTGCCGAGCTTCATCAAGCAGAACACCAAGGAAAGCCATGA
- a CDS encoding extracellular solute-binding protein produces the protein MKRLILAVTLALATLTTAVAQEKTVTIYGWSGDWDLWFSEWGDKFTDETGIKVQYVSGGGLEMYSRVLAEKDAPKADLLLSSASYLFQANNLGVLGNIAWDGMANAKDVDARFKFDSVGVFGYDIYHIAYNTSVVDVADAPKSWADLADPKWKDRVIQRTPASDLSAWIWMAIAANEGEDKAWETVLAMYENSSTWVSSSGEMVQSLALGEGDLGPASIGHIMLAANQAGAPIASAMPESPVLMLNGLGMIKDGPNAEGAAKFLDFFLGTYVQDFIMNKAGTSIAVNNAVELTNNDLVEIGLGGMTVSEVLEISYLPDWSHWTESVGEDKTRLGELSNEIDKRVKGIKQ, from the coding sequence ATGAAGAGATTGATATTGGCTGTCACACTCGCGCTGGCCACGTTGACGACGGCAGTCGCACAGGAAAAGACTGTCACGATTTACGGATGGTCCGGCGACTGGGACCTATGGTTCTCCGAGTGGGGTGACAAGTTCACGGACGAGACCGGGATCAAGGTTCAGTACGTGTCGGGCGGTGGCCTAGAGATGTATTCGCGCGTTCTGGCCGAAAAAGACGCGCCCAAGGCCGATTTGTTGCTGAGCAGCGCCAGCTACTTGTTTCAGGCCAATAATCTGGGTGTGTTGGGCAATATTGCCTGGGACGGTATGGCGAACGCCAAGGATGTAGATGCACGCTTCAAATTCGATAGTGTTGGCGTGTTCGGCTACGACATTTACCACATAGCCTACAACACCTCCGTAGTTGACGTCGCTGATGCACCCAAATCCTGGGCCGATTTAGCTGATCCGAAATGGAAGGATCGGGTTATTCAACGTACACCTGCCTCCGACTTGTCTGCCTGGATCTGGATGGCTATCGCGGCAAACGAAGGTGAAGACAAGGCTTGGGAAACCGTGCTCGCAATGTACGAGAACTCCTCGACATGGGTGAGCTCGTCGGGCGAAATGGTCCAATCCCTTGCTCTGGGTGAAGGTGATCTTGGTCCTGCGTCTATCGGACATATCATGCTTGCCGCCAATCAGGCGGGTGCTCCAATTGCCTCGGCGATGCCTGAATCTCCGGTCCTGATGCTCAATGGCCTGGGTATGATCAAGGACGGCCCGAATGCCGAGGGTGCGGCGAAGTTCCTTGACTTTTTCTTGGGAACCTATGTTCAGGATTTTATTATGAACAAGGCGGGCACATCTATTGCTGTCAACAACGCTGTTGAGTTGACCAACAATGATCTGGTTGAGATCGGGCTCGGCGGCATGACGGTTAGCGAAGTGCTCGAGATCTCATACCTGCCTGATTGGAGCCATTGGACCGAATCCGTAGGTGAGGACAAGACCCGCCTCGGTGAGCTTTCCAACGAGATCGACAAACGGGTCAAGGGCATCAAGCAGTAG
- a CDS encoding sugar phosphate isomerase/epimerase family protein translates to MSYKNSILLGTIGGYRDRFHQFQPDRTFEERLEIAKKIPRTHGVEPVYPQDLGADGAGAKTIQKSGLAVSAVNVNVKTEDKFRDGSFTNPDAGIRKEAVQYLKTSMDLAAELKAEMITVCPLIDGWDYAFQADHIQQWRWMIEAFAEAAAHRDDVKVSIEYKAYESKNHIILPSMGRTLHFCDRVGAKNLGVTMDVGHALIAGESPGSEIAVASEAGRLFYIHFNDNDRGADWDMLPASVHLWETLETLHYMRRIGYDGWVAYDVFTRSGDNAEAIAATFEIMENLDALLDKIGDQKAKDLITGGHPQRTYNDLIKALL, encoded by the coding sequence ATGTCTTATAAGAATTCCATCCTGCTCGGCACCATCGGTGGTTACCGGGACCGTTTTCACCAGTTTCAGCCTGACCGTACGTTTGAAGAACGGCTTGAGATCGCAAAGAAGATCCCGCGTACCCATGGGGTGGAGCCGGTCTATCCGCAGGACCTCGGGGCAGATGGAGCCGGCGCCAAGACAATTCAGAAGAGTGGACTGGCAGTGTCTGCCGTCAACGTCAATGTCAAGACCGAGGACAAGTTCAGGGACGGCTCCTTTACCAATCCTGACGCCGGAATTCGCAAGGAAGCTGTGCAGTACCTGAAGACCTCGATGGACCTCGCCGCCGAGTTGAAAGCCGAGATGATAACTGTCTGTCCGCTGATCGACGGCTGGGATTATGCGTTTCAGGCCGACCATATTCAGCAATGGCGCTGGATGATCGAAGCTTTTGCTGAGGCTGCAGCGCACCGCGACGACGTCAAGGTCAGCATCGAATACAAGGCCTATGAATCGAAGAACCACATCATCCTTCCATCCATGGGCCGCACCTTGCATTTCTGTGACCGGGTCGGTGCCAAGAATCTCGGCGTGACGATGGATGTTGGCCATGCCCTGATCGCAGGTGAAAGCCCCGGATCGGAGATCGCGGTTGCCTCGGAAGCGGGGCGGTTGTTCTACATCCACTTCAACGACAATGACCGTGGCGCCGATTGGGACATGTTGCCGGCTTCCGTCCACCTGTGGGAGACGCTGGAAACGCTGCATTACATGCGCCGTATCGGTTATGACGGCTGGGTGGCTTATGACGTCTTCACACGCTCCGGCGACAATGCCGAAGCCATCGCGGCAACGTTCGAGATCATGGAAAATCTCGATGCCCTGCTCGACAAGATCGGTGACCAGAAGGCCAAGGATCTTATCACGGGCGGCCATCCACAGCGGACCTACAACGACCTGATCAAGGCACTGCTGTGA
- a CDS encoding sialic acid TRAP transporter substrate-binding protein SiaP yields MKKNAILAALLAASALATPALAADLVIKIGTVVSGDHPENVGAREIERLIEERSNGSIDVRIFTDSQLGNQREMVEQLRSGTLEMTWVTTGFFGSWVPEMGALEIGYLFKDREHAFRAFAGPLGDEIAERVEQHGVELLGFFEAGMRHLTNSKRAINGPDDLKGLKIRTPKSTYHLRTLEMMGANATPMAFNELYTAMEQGVVDGQENPLSNIYNAKFSEVNKYLALTGHLHLTHMVLYSEELWKGLTTEQQEIIRSSVIDAQQVQRDKVASDDASLLGELKKQGMEVSEPDREAFAAKVAPLRDDAIAEFGDTATEWFAMIDAVRDQD; encoded by the coding sequence ATGAAGAAGAACGCTATTCTGGCGGCCCTGCTGGCTGCCTCCGCACTGGCTACGCCAGCCCTAGCCGCCGACCTGGTTATCAAGATTGGTACTGTTGTATCGGGTGATCACCCCGAAAACGTGGGTGCGCGTGAAATCGAACGCCTGATCGAAGAGCGTTCGAACGGTTCCATCGACGTCCGCATCTTCACCGACAGCCAGCTCGGAAATCAGCGCGAAATGGTCGAGCAGCTTCGTTCGGGCACGTTGGAGATGACCTGGGTGACGACCGGATTCTTTGGTTCGTGGGTGCCTGAAATGGGCGCACTCGAAATCGGCTATCTTTTCAAGGACCGCGAGCATGCATTCCGGGCATTTGCTGGCCCGCTGGGTGACGAGATCGCCGAGCGCGTCGAGCAGCACGGCGTTGAATTGCTGGGCTTTTTTGAAGCTGGAATGCGTCACCTGACCAATTCTAAGCGCGCAATCAATGGTCCTGACGATCTCAAAGGCCTGAAAATCCGCACCCCAAAATCGACCTACCATCTGCGCACACTGGAGATGATGGGCGCCAATGCCACGCCGATGGCCTTCAACGAACTTTACACCGCAATGGAGCAGGGCGTCGTCGACGGTCAGGAAAATCCGCTTTCCAATATCTACAACGCCAAGTTCTCCGAAGTGAACAAGTACCTGGCGCTGACCGGCCATCTGCACCTCACCCATATGGTGCTTTATTCAGAGGAACTCTGGAAGGGACTGACGACGGAACAGCAGGAAATCATCCGCAGCTCGGTCATCGACGCACAGCAGGTCCAGCGTGACAAGGTGGCCTCGGATGATGCAAGCCTTCTGGGTGAACTGAAGAAGCAGGGCATGGAAGTGTCGGAGCCGGACCGCGAGGCATTCGCTGCCAAGGTTGCACCGCTGCGCGACGACGCGATTGCCGAATTCGGTGATACCGCGACGGAATGGTTTGCCATGATCGACGCAGTTCGCGACCAGGACTGA
- a CDS encoding ABC transporter permease subunit, protein MKNLRIILLLLPVIVLYALLAGLPVIAIFVKSFTTNHNLDLEIFDLEKLRQTSWTLRNYGLLFTEPYYLVATWNTFVIAVVSVAISALLGVPIAFQLTREDTPGRRILEWITSLPIYLSGVLASYALLLFFSQRGALSVVSEALFGGAVRLPGTIAGVIAGTVYLILPMFVRISKAGFMAIHVETFEASLTLGANEFASFRKVMLPQALPAIGAAMAITFTYAMSLVIVILVLGSGGAKFTILPLEILAQTRSTSLNIPLAAAMAVVLLLIAAAGQYAAERFLQAQRSAQPQMRGI, encoded by the coding sequence ATGAAAAACCTGCGGATAATTCTTCTACTGCTCCCAGTTATAGTGCTCTATGCCTTGCTTGCAGGACTTCCCGTTATCGCCATCTTTGTGAAAAGCTTCACAACCAATCACAATCTTGATCTTGAGATATTCGATCTCGAAAAGTTGCGCCAGACCAGTTGGACACTGCGTAACTACGGTCTTCTTTTTACGGAGCCCTACTATCTCGTAGCAACCTGGAACACGTTTGTGATCGCCGTTGTTTCTGTTGCCATCTCTGCTTTGCTAGGTGTTCCTATCGCGTTTCAGCTGACCCGCGAAGATACGCCCGGCCGCCGGATCCTCGAATGGATAACTTCATTGCCGATCTATCTCTCTGGTGTTCTTGCCAGCTACGCATTGTTGCTGTTTTTCAGCCAGCGCGGGGCACTGAGCGTCGTGAGTGAGGCGTTGTTTGGCGGCGCGGTGCGGCTGCCGGGAACAATTGCCGGTGTCATCGCAGGGACGGTGTACCTCATTCTCCCCATGTTCGTGCGTATCTCGAAGGCGGGTTTCATGGCTATACATGTTGAGACTTTCGAAGCGTCGTTGACGCTTGGCGCAAACGAGTTCGCTTCATTCCGAAAGGTCATGCTGCCACAGGCGCTGCCGGCCATCGGTGCGGCTATGGCCATCACCTTCACCTATGCCATGAGCCTGGTCATCGTCATCCTCGTGCTCGGCAGCGGCGGCGCCAAGTTTACCATTTTGCCACTCGAAATCCTGGCGCAGACACGCAGCACCAGCCTCAATATTCCGCTTGCTGCCGCGATGGCTGTGGTTCTTCTTCTAATCGCGGCCGCCGGCCAGTATGCGGCGGAACGTTTCCTGCAGGCACAGCGGTCGGCACAACCCCAGATGAGGGGCATTTGA
- a CDS encoding ROK family transcriptional regulator has product MTTPTATDGPQQALDKSRVSFSGQSRARRTSLRTVLRAVIEHKAISRAELSRQTGLSKQTTSEIVNYLTLDGWLREAGKTKGTIGRSATKYELNSRRGFVIGADLGGTKLWTALSDLSGEVLAETTTETDPRGGEHVLDQIASQINTLARKAGISTSSILCAAIGVPGAYDPKTDKLRLTSNIEGLDGPGFAQALQQRAAIPFFVENDVTMAAKGELCRGKGQQFDSFAFLAIGTGTGLGIVSEKRLVRGAGGGAGEIAWLPFGGNAFDSRNFRSGTLESSVGSAILVQRYLALGGTCAETVAEIFLQLNKEEDAAVKVIDEAARIFAEAILAICAVLDPEIIITGGSVGSRPELIQRIRDLLPLCMPNPVAIEISPLGPRAALVGAIGMAIDRVHETLFDQ; this is encoded by the coding sequence ATGACCACGCCAACAGCAACTGACGGACCGCAGCAAGCTCTCGACAAGAGCAGGGTTTCGTTCTCCGGACAATCGCGGGCGCGCCGAACATCACTGCGCACAGTTCTGCGCGCGGTGATCGAGCACAAAGCGATCTCTCGCGCAGAACTGTCACGCCAAACGGGCCTTTCCAAGCAAACGACGTCCGAAATCGTGAACTATCTGACACTTGACGGATGGCTTCGGGAAGCAGGAAAAACCAAGGGCACAATTGGGCGCAGCGCGACCAAGTATGAACTAAACAGCCGGAGAGGCTTTGTGATTGGCGCTGACCTCGGCGGCACGAAGTTGTGGACTGCATTGTCCGATCTTTCAGGAGAGGTGCTGGCCGAGACAACGACCGAGACCGATCCGCGCGGTGGCGAACACGTGCTGGATCAAATCGCAAGCCAGATCAATACTCTTGCCAGAAAGGCGGGCATCTCGACATCCTCTATCCTGTGTGCGGCAATCGGGGTGCCGGGCGCCTACGATCCGAAGACAGACAAGCTACGGTTGACCTCGAATATTGAGGGGCTTGATGGCCCCGGCTTCGCCCAGGCACTGCAGCAACGCGCTGCAATACCGTTCTTCGTAGAAAACGACGTCACGATGGCCGCCAAGGGTGAGCTCTGCCGCGGCAAAGGCCAGCAATTCGACAGTTTCGCATTTCTGGCCATAGGGACAGGAACCGGACTAGGAATCGTATCTGAAAAGCGATTGGTGCGCGGCGCCGGCGGCGGTGCTGGCGAGATTGCCTGGCTGCCGTTTGGCGGCAACGCATTTGACAGCCGCAATTTTCGCTCTGGGACATTGGAAAGCTCTGTCGGCAGCGCCATTTTGGTGCAGCGCTATTTGGCGCTCGGAGGAACATGTGCCGAGACGGTTGCCGAAATATTTTTGCAGCTGAATAAGGAGGAAGACGCGGCTGTCAAGGTAATCGACGAAGCCGCGCGCATCTTCGCTGAGGCGATTCTGGCGATTTGCGCGGTGTTAGATCCGGAAATCATCATCACTGGTGGCAGCGTGGGTTCGCGACCCGAGCTGATTCAGCGAATACGCGACCTGCTTCCTCTTTGCATGCCGAACCCAGTTGCTATCGAGATAAGTCCGCTTGGCCCACGTGCCGCCTTGGTTGGCGCGATCGGAATGGCTATCGACCGGGTCCACGAAACCCTATTCGATCAGTAG
- a CDS encoding TRAP transporter large permease, whose product MSTLGLLFAVFFVLLLLGTPILFSLAAASMVVLASIDLLSPQLVMQRVYAGLDSFPMLAIPFFMAAGALMEQGGISRRLVNFSSYLVGWISGGLGHVAVIASTIFAGISGSAVADTTAIGSTMIPMMKRRGYDPAFSAAVVAASGVIGPIIPPSIPLVLYGVISGVSIGALFMGGIVPGLMMTVALMTLIYFKAKRSKWDIEVEPFSYAGLFQSFKQAVAALVMPLIIVGGILGGVFTATEAAVVATVYALVVGLFWYRELTFTQLPDLFYHAGLNTAVVMVIVGVANLVGYVLTIEQLPLLLSNWMTAHIASALILLLVINLLLLVAGCFLDGGSAIIVFTPVLLPVTQAFGIDPVFFGVMMTVNLMIGTITPPVGLSLYIASGIADISIPQICRAIMPFLLVQLVVLLLITVFPDLVLFIPSRIYDL is encoded by the coding sequence ATGAGTACACTGGGTCTGCTTTTCGCGGTTTTCTTCGTATTGCTGCTGCTGGGGACGCCGATCCTGTTCAGTCTGGCTGCTGCGTCGATGGTTGTGCTGGCGTCGATCGATCTCCTATCGCCACAGCTGGTCATGCAACGTGTCTATGCAGGCCTCGACAGTTTTCCGATGTTGGCAATTCCCTTTTTCATGGCTGCCGGGGCGCTGATGGAACAGGGAGGCATCTCCCGCAGGCTGGTGAACTTTTCATCCTACCTCGTCGGCTGGATATCCGGTGGACTGGGCCATGTCGCCGTGATTGCCTCGACCATCTTTGCCGGCATCTCGGGCTCGGCAGTGGCGGACACCACCGCAATAGGATCGACCATGATCCCGATGATGAAAAGGCGCGGCTACGACCCGGCTTTTTCTGCTGCTGTTGTCGCGGCGTCCGGCGTGATCGGGCCGATCATCCCTCCGTCAATTCCCTTGGTGCTCTATGGTGTGATTTCGGGCGTTTCCATCGGCGCACTATTCATGGGCGGGATAGTCCCCGGCCTGATGATGACCGTCGCGCTGATGACGCTGATCTATTTCAAGGCCAAGCGCAGCAAATGGGATATCGAGGTTGAACCGTTCTCCTATGCCGGGCTGTTCCAATCCTTCAAGCAGGCTGTTGCCGCGTTGGTGATGCCGCTGATCATTGTTGGTGGAATCCTCGGTGGTGTGTTCACGGCAACCGAAGCTGCGGTGGTTGCGACTGTCTACGCCCTGGTGGTCGGGTTGTTCTGGTACCGGGAACTGACGTTCACGCAACTGCCGGATCTTTTCTATCACGCCGGTCTGAACACCGCTGTGGTGATGGTGATCGTGGGTGTCGCCAATCTCGTTGGCTATGTTCTGACCATTGAACAACTGCCGTTGTTGCTGTCGAACTGGATGACAGCCCATATTGCCAGTGCGCTGATCCTGCTTCTGGTGATCAACCTGCTGCTGCTTGTGGCAGGGTGCTTTCTCGATGGCGGTTCGGCGATCATCGTCTTCACGCCAGTGCTGTTGCCGGTGACCCAAGCTTTCGGCATCGACCCTGTCTTCTTTGGTGTGATGATGACCGTCAATCTGATGATCGGCACCATCACGCCACCGGTCGGCCTCTCACTCTATATCGCCAGTGGCATTGCGGATATCTCAATCCCGCAAATTTGCCGCGCGATCATGCCCTTTTTGCTGGTGCAACTCGTCGTGTTGCTGCTGATCACGGTCTTTCCCGACCTCGTTCTGTTCATTCCCAGCCGAATTTACGATCTCTAA
- a CDS encoding glucosamine-6-phosphate deaminase, which translates to MHTDLPSSTAVTVRQFASADAASRALADDVTAAIAAKPELILGLPTGKTFIAVYRAMVASYRRKELSFKSIRSFNLDEYLGLSPEDYGSFAHYMKIHFFDHVDIHRNNVHIPSGTADDAIKAAEAYEALIEAQGGIDMQLLGIGRNGHIGFNEPGSTRESCTRVVDLTASTLASNTSDFPHGHLPPTQAITMGIDTILSARRIILLATGQAKAAAVYSALHGPISVNNPASFLRFHGDVTLFADADALSYSADSLP; encoded by the coding sequence ATGCACACTGATCTCCCATCTTCAACCGCTGTTACCGTCAGGCAATTCGCCTCTGCCGACGCCGCATCGCGCGCGCTAGCCGACGACGTGACGGCCGCGATCGCGGCAAAACCGGAACTGATACTCGGACTGCCTACCGGTAAGACGTTCATCGCAGTATACCGCGCGATGGTGGCATCTTACCGAAGGAAGGAGCTTTCATTCAAATCGATACGTAGCTTCAACCTGGACGAATACCTCGGTCTTTCGCCTGAGGATTATGGTTCATTCGCCCACTACATGAAGATCCATTTTTTCGATCATGTCGATATCCACCGCAACAATGTCCATATACCAAGCGGCACTGCGGATGACGCCATAAAGGCTGCAGAAGCTTACGAGGCCCTGATTGAAGCCCAGGGAGGGATTGATATGCAATTGTTGGGAATTGGACGAAACGGGCATATCGGATTTAACGAGCCCGGCTCCACTCGAGAATCTTGTACTCGGGTGGTGGACCTGACGGCGTCCACACTGGCGTCAAACACATCAGATTTTCCACACGGACATCTACCTCCGACCCAAGCCATTACCATGGGAATCGACACCATATTGAGTGCACGCCGCATAATCCTATTGGCAACAGGGCAAGCGAAGGCTGCGGCAGTGTATAGCGCGCTTCACGGGCCTATAAGCGTGAATAATCCAGCATCCTTCCTACGCTTCCATGGGGATGTGACGCTGTTTGCTGACGCCGACGCCCTCTCCTACTCAGCAGATTCTCTTCCGTAA
- a CDS encoding TRAP transporter small permease, protein MHPDLATGTLGALARAEAAILGLMKWMIILGMSGMVFVVFLQIVSRYVFSLSLGWSEEVARLLFISIVFLGAAVLARQGQHLTVTVVVDLFGPRVRHLLFAIASGVGLVCSWYLVQGGWATMLREWDQRTPALQLPMGIIFAIIFASVSLMAIWMLVVMLMHARAALTGDKP, encoded by the coding sequence ATGCACCCCGACCTTGCAACCGGGACCCTCGGCGCGCTGGCGCGCGCCGAGGCAGCCATCCTGGGTCTCATGAAATGGATGATCATCCTCGGCATGTCGGGAATGGTTTTCGTCGTCTTCCTCCAGATAGTCTCACGCTATGTCTTTTCGCTGTCGCTTGGCTGGTCGGAGGAGGTGGCGCGGTTGCTCTTCATCAGCATCGTGTTTCTCGGAGCGGCCGTTTTGGCCAGGCAAGGTCAGCACCTGACTGTCACCGTGGTTGTGGATCTGTTCGGTCCGCGTGTCCGCCACCTTCTGTTCGCGATTGCCTCGGGCGTCGGTTTGGTCTGCAGCTGGTATCTAGTGCAGGGCGGATGGGCCACCATGCTGCGTGAATGGGACCAGCGCACGCCTGCTCTGCAACTGCCCATGGGCATTATCTTTGCCATCATTTTTGCTTCAGTCAGCCTCATGGCAATCTGGATGCTGGTGGTCATGCTGATGCACGCGCGCGCCGCTCTTACAGGTGACAAGCCATGA